CCACTTTCTTCAGCTTGGCCCTTTCCCCTGATTCCCCGCTGCCATGGAATTTTCCGTGGGACCCGAGTGAAGCAGCCGGAGGTGGCGCCTGTTGCTGCTTCTTCCCTTCCGCTTCCTCGTGCTCttcctctccatctcctctTCACCCTCCTCCTCCACCGCAGCGACGCTTCTCGCTTTCTCCTGTGCTCATCCGCGAAGCCGCAGCCCACTTCCTCCCTCCACCCCAAGTGCCCCTGCAGCCTGCATCCCATCCTCCGGCCGTGCCCGCCTCGCCGTCCTCCGCATGCAGCACACCTTCTTCCGTGCGCCGCGCTCTTCCTCCTCAACTTCCACGCTGTCACTCGCAGCCATGTGACCTCCTTTTGCTCAAGCCTGGTCTGAAGCGTCGCAGGGACCCTGACAGACCATGCGCACGGCCTGTGCTCGACTTTGCAAAAATGACACAGGTAGCCTTTTATATTCTCtcattttataaaagattttctttttgtatttttttttttttaaaagccggACTGAAAAGCTTTATTAAATTTGTTATTTGTAAAAGTTCCCGGAGTGTGTTTTTTCGTCTTATTTGGTGCCGCACAGTGCTGTTTCCAGCTGTTCctgttgtattgtatttgaaTAGTCAAAAttgaaatgtatatgtaaatacattatgtatatatgtatattcgACTTGCGATTTCTTTGGTCTTGCGATGTCCATAGAGAGACcacaaaatagtaaaaatatataacatttcgTGCAGCAGGCAAACGTAGCAGTACAATACGTTGGGACTCGTATATGTATGTGGCGCTCGTCCATGCGCacgctgccacatacatatatactgtaaagtttatacattacggcGGAGCAAACGCTGCTCCATTGGACTGCCTTGTGAAACGTTTCCAAATTTTGTTGTATCGTAAGAAGGAACAATCGTAAGTCGATCCATCATAACTctgggaccatctgtatatTGAAATCGCATCTCATGCCTTTTGGCGGTCTTACTTAattatcttttccttttttttttctctctctctctctcagacccGAAGCACAGATCCTCTCAGCTGTTTGGACCGTGGTAGACTTGCCTGCAGAGGCGACCTCTGCATGGGCCTTGAGCCTTTTTTCGGGGACTTCAGAGGGTCATGTTCACCTGCTGAAGGTTTAGGAAGGACGAGTATTGGACCGCTGAGCGAAAgcgatgaggaggaggaggaagaggaggagagggaaGAGGCGGAATCGTCACGTGATGGAGGACAGCAAAGTGTTTTCGAGAGGGATTGTACAGAATTAGACATTACTCTCATTGaggagaattaaaaaaaaaatgtgtaaaggaTGTTTTCCCCCCAACCCTCTGCCCTCGCCCCATTCTTGCATTGCCA
This Silurus meridionalis isolate SWU-2019-XX chromosome 15, ASM1480568v1, whole genome shotgun sequence DNA region includes the following protein-coding sequences:
- the fam53c gene encoding protein FAM53C, giving the protein MPESSYWQLCPSSNSGVQGVLSSSFPPGPVPLGSSASHLPEGDNLNRSLAPSTSVTDLSFPGPPPPPPPPPKRHCRSLSVPEDLSRCRYTWRPSASKVWTPVNRRCHSGGGAGGPCPLRAPSSSLNSSLHSSSSPTFFSLALSPDSPLPWNFPWDPSEAAGGGACCCFFPSASSCSSSPSPLHPPPPPQRRFSLSPVLIREAAAHFLPPPQVPLQPASHPPAVPASPSSACSTPSSVRRALPPQLPRCHSQPCDLLLLKPGLKRRRDPDRPCARPVLDFAKMTQTRSTDPLSCLDRGRLACRGDLCMGLEPFFGDFRGSCSPAEGLGRTSIGPLSESDEEEEEEEEREEAESSRDGGQQSVFERDCTELDITLIEEN